Proteins from one Plodia interpunctella isolate USDA-ARS_2022_Savannah chromosome 7, ilPloInte3.2, whole genome shotgun sequence genomic window:
- the LOC128671399 gene encoding uncharacterized protein LOC128671399: MQVVNKENLPQGGTGRTAVGESTPVSNDTGCPSYSGGGNLRLAPSDAIVDAVVGDDVVGDEVVGDEVVGKNAGDVVAQVSDSEMSVKSASSGCGQSRFFRKRRNTESPELSSATDEDNPPQARAQRGKRGRGRPPTTGECIGLGKAREALQATRRAEFLKVRIGEEDRQLAEAAKKVAVRSERAASRASTRSEAEFEPEDLTAGSIEERLNNSVAAIRAVGKMSKGLKGTAQKTLKDAAASIEDLAHELMERCTSSETRRLQAENARLKQEMADLRQELDEIRTEVYKSKRSAQPETEAPRDTPALEKQLTSLLKEELGRFREEVLTKVNFLEGKVLRPTLASDRGSKGRAPTMATFAEKTAARPTLAETPVEQVSQAVDIPPSQPSTSTAPAKTKKAKRKKAKSSKTAPDAAAAAAPQQAEEGAWQTVGQKKSQKKATRKEAQKKKRQEARLRPPRSAAVVLTLQPHASQNGVTYEEVLGRAKSQVDTVSLGIEGMRCKVTATGARLLQVPGSSSGPLADALADKLRQALNPEEVKVSRPVKRVDLRISGLDDSVTREELTAALAKAGACSELDLKVGEIRRAPRGMGTSIVACPVTVAKKLEDGRRLLVGWVSASVKLLKQRPMRCYRCITGEHVATQCNSAVDCSGLCFRCGKRGHEARTCSAAPHCPVCAEANKPADHAIGSKLCKAANKKTGKTPKKAPASRPKIPPTESSQGVEPFEMECP, encoded by the coding sequence ATGCAAGTCgtgaataaagaaaatctacCCCAGGGTGGTACCGGCCGTACCGCGGTCGGAGAATCCACCCCGGTGTCTAATGACACCGGCTGCCCCTCGTATTCTGGGGGGGGCAATTTACGCCTTGCGCCTTCGGACGCAATTGTTGATGCAGTAGTAGGAGACGATGTGGTGGGAGATGAAGTGGTGGGAGACGAAGTGGTTGGAAAGAATGCGGGAGATGTTGTCGCACAGGTTTCGGACTCTGAAATGAGTGTTAAGAGTGCCAGTAGTGGTTGCGGACAGTCCCGCTTCTTCAGGAAACGGCGGAACACGGAGAGCCCGGAATTGAGTTCTGCGACGGATGAGGATAATCCTCCACAGGCGCGCGCTCAGCGCGGTAAGAGAGGTAGAGGAAGACCGCCGACAACCGGCGAATGTATTGGCCTCGGGAAGGCAAGGGAGGCTCTTCAGGCTACTCGTCGTGCCGAGTTTCTGAAGGTCCGCATCGGTGAGGAGGATCGGCAGTTGGCTGAAGCCGCCAAAAAGGTGGCGGTCAGGAGTGAGAGGGCAGCGTCACGCGCCTCCACTCGGTCTGAGGCGGAATTCGAGCCGGAAGACCTAACTGCCGGGTCTATAGAGGAGAGGCTGAACAACTCTGTTGCGGCAATAAGAGCGGTTGGGAAGATGTCCAAAGGCCTGAAGGGCACCGCCCAGAAGACCCTCAAGGATGCGGCAGCCTCAATTGAAGACTTAGCACATGAGCTAATGGAGAGATGTACCTCCAGCGAGACGCGCCGCTTGCAGGCGGAGAACGCTCGCCTAAAACAGGAGATGGCTGACCTTCGTCAAGAGTTAGACGAGATTCGAACGGAGGTCTACAAGTCGAAGCGCTCAGCTCAGCCTGAGACTGAAGCGCCGCGGGACACGCCAGCACTGGAGAAACAGCTGACGAGTCTCCTTAAAGAAGAACTCGGTCGATTCAGGGAAGAGGTCCTTACGAAAGTAAACTTTTTGGAGGGGAAAGTCCTCAGACCCACATTGGCCTCTGACCGGGGCAGCAAAGGTAGAGCTCCAACTATGGCCACGTTTGCCGAGAAGACAGCGGCCAGGCCGACTTTGGCAGAGACTCCTGTGGAACAGGTATCGCAGGCGGTCGACATCCCGCCCTCTCAGCCGAGTACAAGCACAGCCCCAGCTAAAACCAAGAAGGCTAAAAGGAAGAAGGCCAAGTCTTCCAAGACTGCACCTGATGCGGCCGCGGCAGCTGCCCCACAGCAAGCGGAAGAGGGTGCCTGGCAAACTGTGGGTCAAAAGAAGTCCCAAAAGAAGGCCACTAGAAAAGAGGCCCAGAAGAAGAAACGGCAGGAAGCCAGGCTTCGCCCGCCCCGGTCAGCAGCGGTTGTCTTGACCCTGCAGCCGCACGCTTCTCAAAATGGCGTGACATATGAGGAGGTGTTGGGTCGAGCAAAAAGTCAGGTGGATACTGTGAGCTTGGGTATCGAGGGCATGCGGTGCAAGGTCACGGCCACTGGTGCCCGCCTCTTGCAGGTGCCCGGCAGTTCTAGTGGCCCCCTAGCCGACGCCTTGGCCGACAAGCTGAGGCAAGCCCTGAATCCGGAGGAAGTGAAGGTCTCCAGACCTGTAAAGCGGGTAGACCTGCGAATATCTGGCCTGGATGATTCCGTGACTAGGGAAGAGCTGACAGCAGCACTGGCCAAGGCTGGAGCTTGCTCTGAGCTGGACCTGAAAGTAGGCGAGATTCGTCGTGCACCGCGTGGTATGGGGACCTCGATTGTAGCGTGCCCGGTGACTGTGGCTAAAAAGCTGGAGGATGGCCGTCGGCTCCTAGTTGGCTGGGTGTCTGCCAGTGTTAAGCTGTTAAAGCAAAGGCCGATGCGCTGCTACAGATGCATCACGGGTGAGCATGTGGCGACGCAATGCAATTCTGCGGTAGACTGTAGTGGCCTCTGTTTCCGATGTGGCAAACGAGGCCACGAGGCCAGGACGTGTT